The Mycosarcoma maydis chromosome 6, whole genome shotgun sequence genomic sequence CACGACGAGATTCCGTTTGGCGGCGAGGCGGCGACGCTTGCTCGTTCCCAGGACTTGATGCTGGCGGGCGACGAGGAGATTTTGCTTCCGGACCGGCTCGCCCGTCATCTCGAGGAGACTCAGGGTGTAGAGCAAGTCGTTGACCCAGCCGCTAGCATTCCCAAGAGCATGATGGATGACTACAAGCGTGCTCTAGGCCGCaaccgagatcgacgcgGATCGACGACAAGTAGATCGCAACACTCGGTATCTagatcgagcttgtttcgACGAGGCAGCAATCTCTCGTCGCCGTCTGCACAGGGTTTTGCAGGAGGAGCTTCATTGCTGCAGGTGCCTTCGCACGGGTCGTTCTGTAGTAGCGACGGAAGCCAAGCGGCGGCAAGTGCCACCCAAATGCGATCATCTCAACGACCTGGCACAGGTGACTCGGAACCTCTGGCTAGCGTGGACGAGGGCGGCGTTGTGGTTCCTCGCcgcagctcgagtcgcgATAGGCGCAGCAGGGATGCTCGAGCCGGCGGTGGTGAAGAGGGAGGCGAAGCTTAcgagcatgttgagcaaggtggtggtggcggtggtgtTGCCGAGCAAACGACCGATCTGACGCCAGCCAAGCGACGCGAAGCGACCTTGAGCGGCGTGAAGCGCAACATGTCACGCAGAACCTACCGACGTGATGCGTCTGGCGCACTGAGTCGAGTGAGTGGCATCTCGGGGGAAACGGCGCAGAAGACGGTTACGCTTCAAGCAGCGCTGCGAGCCGAAGCAttggaggaggagagaCGATTGACACTGAAGGAACGGCTCGTAGCGTCCAAGATacgcaagaagcgcaacgTAAAACGTGATGGATCTGGCCATCTGGCAGGGTTAGAGGAGATGAATGcggacgaggaagacgacgacgaggaagaaggcgcGACAAGCCGTAGAGCGGCCAACAGGAGCAAGATCATGGAACGCTACGAAGCGCAGCACCGGCGAcgtgaagcgcaagcgagcgagtTTGGACAGCTGACGCCTCGCAAAGAAGGAGGGATGCGACGCGACGTTTCGCAGGGCTCACAGCTCGGTGGCGAGGTCTCGCAGAGTGGACTCGATAGGAGCGCTAGTGTGGCCAGCGGGTTCGGAGCACGACGGCTTCGATCGGCTGCGCTAGGCGTGCTGAGTCTAACTCGATCGCCCCGGCTAGGTCAGGATGGACCGCTGACAATCGTCACGTCGGTGCCCATGCAGGAGCTTCGAGGGGGACGGCCCACCACGCGCGGTAGTAGCAGGATGGATGCAGAGAGCCAAGCGAGTGCAAGCAGGCAGGGtgtggcggcggcgacaGCAAGCAACGAGGATCAGCGACCGCAGATGGTCGAGGCGAGCAGTACGGAGCCGGTGTTGCGAGCCGAAGCAAGCCGCACCTCTGCGCTGGAAGAAAGCGTCATCTCAGGGGGACAAGGTGGCAGCTAAGAAGTTTTTAGAGACATACGCATCAATGTGATAGAGATGATCGTTTCATGATGATACCCCTACACTATCACAAACGTTACTTTGACGCAACGAAACCACCAACGCTACGACGCAATTACTGATGCAAACCATGAATATCGTTAGGACTCGCTCGGTTGTGCTGTTTGACTGCTCATCGTTGGTCGGAGAGATGCTGGTAGAAGCGTAACAAGCCAAGTCCACGGAGCAACGCGAGGAGATGTCCAGACAAGCACCGAGGCTGGGAGAAAAGAGGTaggcgagcaagcgtcgAGTGATACGTGTCTTGGCGTTGTGCGTCGGGCGAGGGAGagagagtcacagagttgGGGCGAGGTTGACCCAACGCAAGTCCGtgggaatcgtgaatatgaatcaccaatcaccaatcaccactcgtgaatcggtGAGAGAACCAAGCTGAGTCGAGCCGCACGGAGAGAGTTCCGACGGAACTTTTGTAGGTTCCTTTTTTGGCGGATGCGTTGTGCGTCGTGCTTggtgcattcacgattcacgattcagcaAACTCGAATGATATGACCCTTGAAGCAATCAGATCTCGTCTGCTCCGCGGATCAAGTCTCAATCGCCTGAAACCGGCGTGTCGGCCAACCCACTCAAGACTCtgctctcgtgtctgtctACTTTGCGCTGCCGTGCTAGATTGCATCtattcgtgcttgttgttTTGTTTGGCCAAAATCGAACCATCTTGCTCGGTCTCTGTTGCCccctctctccctctctccctctctccctctctccctctctccctctctcccTTTCTCGTTCTCTTTCTTAGAGCGGTGCACAAATTTGGGGTCTCGGTTGCATTCGAGGAACTTctgaattgtgaatcaagcattcgtgattgtagTAATAATGTGGGCGTGGTGTGCGTCTGACACGTGCGAGTCAGGCGAAAGATCGACCGACAAAACTCCAACCAGTTCCCACGGAATACTGCACAGGTGAGCGTCGGCTCGTAAGTGTTTCAGTGCAGTGCAGTGCAGTGCAGTTGcagtgcagcagcattaAAATACAAACGTCAAACTTAGGTCAAACTTGGTTCGTAATTATTGATAAATTCATCAATACAACATTGTGTAATTCGTGATACAAATTGGCTGGTTCACGCTTGCCGGGCTAAACTATTTTGCCGATGCGCGCTGCGTTGGATCCGTTAAACTGACGTTACGTATTTATCAATATTCAAGCAAACCGAATTTGGGTGGGATCTGTGCGAGCCGACGTCGACTTCCGCGAGCCAGACAAGCGGCGTGGATCAGTGTGAAAGCCGAGTCGCATCAAAACAGCAGCATGTACGATTCTGATCATGGATTGATTGGCATTAGCAatgacattcacgaatggcCAAGGCGAAGCGGTCCGACGTGGCGCGTCGTTAGCGGGGTTTCAACGCCATCTCCGAGGAACAAAGCCAGGTTCGGCAGTCGATACCCGTCGCCTTTGTTCGCAAACGTGGCGGGTGGCGGGTGGTTTGTTTGCTAGTCGGCCACTGGTCACGACTCACGCCAACTCACGAGGGCCAGTCTCAGAATGGTACGATTGTGTTGATTCCACGAACCACACCCATTTTTAGCTTTGCGCATCTTCGCTGTCTCTGGCGTGTGTGTCGCTTCGCTCGCGTTGATCGCTGTAGATGCACATATCCTGTTCCGCGGACCAAAAGCGTTGGCGCCGGATGCCGACTCGGTGCCTGTAGAGTGAGTGAGGAGTATATATGCTGCGCCTCCTTGGGCTTTTCTGGGCCTCCCCCTCTGTGTGCGCGAGTGTTAGCGTTTTCCCATCGCTTGTCCTTTCGTTGTTTCCCGCTGCCCACCATCCCATTGCGCCGCTGATCTACAGACAGGTGCACGCCGTTGTCCCACATTTCTGGCATCCCGCCACAAGCGCTTTTTCGCCCATCATGGCTGCTGTGGGCCCCACCGCGCTTGGCAACGCCAGCGGCGCCGACAGCTACATTGCGTCGCAACAAACCGTTCATCGCGACGAGACGCTTCCGCACACCGCTGCGCAATCAGAGACCAACTCGGCCGAAGCGTCTTCGGACCATCACGTCGATGTTGGCTCGGCCGAGCGCCAGTTTAACGAGCTCTCGCGTCAACTCTCGTCCAAGTATGCCAAAGACTCGGATGTGGAAAAGCACCAACCGTTCGACCTGAGGAACTGGCTCTCCGGTACCTTGGAGCAGGCCGATCAGATGGGCAACAAACGCAAGAGCCTTGGTGTCTCGTGGTCCGATCTGCGCGTCATCGGTACGGCAAGTCGAGACTTTAATGTACCTACGATTCCGTCCATGGCGCTGTTCGAGATCATTGGTCCTATCTTTAGCATTTTGAAGCTCTTCGGTATCGACCCGGCAAAGAGCAAGACCAGAGACCTGCTCCAAGCGTTTGACGGCTGCGCCAAACCGGGCGAGATGGTGCTCGTGATTGGGCGTCCCAACTCGGGATGCTCCACGTTTCTCAAGACGATCGCTAATAAGCGCAACGGCTTTATCGATACCAAGGGACAAGTGCTCTATGGTGGCATCGGTGCTGACGAGATGGCCAAACGCTATCTCGGCGAAGTCGTCTACTCGGAGGAAGACGATCAGCACCATGCTACGCTCACGGTTGCACGTACAATCGACTTTGCGCTTCGCCTCAAGGCGCATGCCAAGATGCTCCCCGATCACACCAAAAAAACGTACCGCAAGATGATCCGCGATACCTTCCTCAAGATGGTCAACATCGAACACACAAAGCACACACTCGTTGGAAGTGCCACGGTTCGAGGTGTCTCGGGAGGCGAACGCAAGCGCGTTTCCATCCTCGAGGGCCTCGCTTCCGGCGCCAGCGTGTTTTCCTGGGACAACTCGACGCGTGGCTTAGACGCTAGTACCGCGCTTGACTATGTCAAGAGCATGCGCGTTCTCACCGACCTATTGGAAGCCACCATGTTTGTCTCGCTCTACCAGGCTTCCGAGGGCATTTGGGAGCAGTTTGACAAGGTGCTCGTCATCGATCAAGGTCGTTGCGTCTACTTTGGTCCCAGAACCGAGGCGAGGCAGTACTTTATCGACCTCGGTTTCGCTGACCGTCCACGACAGACGTCGGCCGACTATATCACCGGTTGCACCGACAAGTACGAACGCATCTTCCAAGACGGTCGCGACGAATCCAACGTGCCCAGCACGCccgaggcgctcgaggccGCCTACCGAGCATCGCGCTTCTACACGCAGGCCATCCAGGAACGTGAAGCATTCAACCAGATCGCCACTGCCGACGCAAAGGCTACGCACGACTTTAGACAGGCGGTTGTCGATGCCAAACACCGCGGTGTGCGTACCAAGTCGCAGTACACGGTTTCGTACTTTGCCCAGGTGCAGGCTCTCTGGCTGCGtcagatgcagatgatcCTCGGCGACAAGTTTGACATTTTCATGTCCTACGTTACCGCCATCGTCGTGGCACTGCTGTCCGGAGGTATCTTTTTCAACCTCcccaccacctcggccgGCGTGTTTACCCGAGGCGGTTGCTTGTTCatcctgctgctcttcaACTCGCTCAGTGCGTTTGCCGAACTGCCAACGCAGATGATGGGTCGACCGATCCTGGCTCGGCAGACCAGCTTTGCCTTCTACCGCCCTTCCGCCTTGACGCtggcgcagctgctggcggATCTGCCGTTTGGCGTTCCGCGAGCTACGCTGTTTGTCATTATCCTCTACTTTATGGCTGGGCTCGATCGGAGCGCTTCGGCGTTTTTCACGGCGTGGTTCATCGTGCTGATCGCGTACTACGCTTTCCGTGCACTGTTCAGCTTCTTTGGTGCAATTACGACCAACTTCTACTCGGCGGCGCGATTGGCAGCTATCGTCATGTCCATGCTTGTCCTCTGGGCGGGCTACGTGATTCCGCAGGCGGCGATGCGAAGATGGCTCTTCTGGATCTCGTATATCAATCCCGTCTTTTACGCCTTTGAGGCTTTGATGATCAACGAGTTCAAGCGCATTACGTTTACCTGCGAAGGTGCACAGATCATCCCTTCCGGCCCTGGCTACCCAACCCAACTGACGGCCAACCAGATTTGCACGCTCGCCGGTGCTACGCCTGGATCCGATCAGATCGCCGGCATCGCCTACCTGACGGCGAGCTTCGGCTACCAGGAGAGCCACCTGTGGCGCAACGTGGGCATCCTGATCGCGTTTCTGGTCGGCTTTGTCGCCATCACTGCTCTGGTGGTGGAAAAGATGGATCAGGGCGCGTTTGCTTCTGCGTTAGTAGTCAAGAAACCTCCGAGCAAGCAGGAGAAGGAGCTCAACCAGAAgctccaagatcgacgtTCCGGTGCCACCGAGAAGACcgaggccaagctcgaagtGTACGGCCAGGCGTTTACGTGGTCCAATCTCGAGTACACGGTGCCGGTACAGGGCGGGCAGCGCAAGTTACTCGACAAGGTGTTCGGGTACGTCAAGCCCGGTCAGATGACGGCGTTGATGGGATCGAGTGGTGCAGGCAAGACGACATTGCTCGACGTTTTGGCGGATCGAAAAACGACCGGTGTGATCGGCGGCGAGCGGCTGATCGAGGGCAAACCGATCAATGTGTCGTTCCAGCGTCAGTGTGGTTATGCCGAGCAGCAGGATATTCACGAACCCATGTGCAGCGTCCGCGAGGCGCTACGTTTCTCGGCATACCTGCGACAGAGCCACGACATTGCGCAAGCCGACAAGGACCAGTACGTTGAGGACATTatcgagctcctcgaaaTGCACGACATCGCCGACGCCATCATTGGCTATCCTGGATTTGGACTCGGCGTTGGTGACCGCAAGCGTGTGACGATTGGTGTCGAGTTGGCGGCGAAACCTTCGATGCTGCTCTTTCTGGACGAACCCACGTCGGGCCTCGACGGACAGTCGGCGTTCACCATCTGTCGACTCCTgcgcaagctcgccgatAACGGCCAGACCATCCTGTGCACCATCCACCAACCttcggcgctgctgttcgAGACGTTTGACCGActgctcctgctcgagcgaggTGGCAAGACCGTCTACTCGGGACCCATCGGCAAGGACGGCAGGCATGTGATCGAATACTTTGCGGCGCGCGGAGCGCAGTGCCCGCCCGGTGTGAATCCGGCCGAGTACATGCTCGACGCGATCGGAGCCGGTAGCCAGCCTCGTGTGGGCGAGCGTGACTGGGCCGACTGGTACCTGGAGTCGGACTACCATCAGGACAACCTGCGCATGATCGAACAAATCAATCGCGACGGAGCGGCAAAGCCCAAGAGCGAGGAGCGCCAGAGCGAGTATGCGGCGCCGTGGCTGTACCAGTtcaaggtggtgctgcGCCGCACCATGCTGAGCACGTGGCGTCAACCTTCGTACCAGTACACGCGCTTCTTCCAGCATCTCGCGTTCGCATTGCTTACCGGGCTGCTGTTCCTGCAACTGGGCAACAACGTGGCAGCGCTACAGTACCGTCTGTTTGTCATCTTTATGCTGGCCATCATTCCGGCGATCATCATGGCACAGATCATGCCGTTCTGGATCATGTCGAGGTCCATCTGGATTCGTGAAGAGACGTCCAAGACGTTTGCCGGCACCGTGTTTGCTGCAACGCAGCTCATCTCCGAGGTGCCGTACGCGCTGGTGTGCGGTACGGTGTTTTTCGTGCTCATCTACTATCTGACGGGCTTCAACACGGACTCGAACCGAGCGGCCTACTTTTGGGTCATGACGTTCCTGCTCGAGATGTTTGCGATTTCGATCGGAACGATGATTGCGTCGTTTTCCAAGTCGGCCTACTTTGCGTCGCTATTCGTGCCGTTTTTGACAATCGTACTCAACCTGACGTGTGGTATTCTTTCGCCACCGCAGAGCATGTCCAGTTCGTTGTACAGCAAGTTTTTGTACAACGTCAACCCGATTCGGTTTACCATTTCGCCGCTGATCGCCAACGAGCTGTACGGCCTCGACGTGCACTGTGCCGCCAACGAGTATTCGCACTTCAACCCGCCTGCCAACCAGACATGCCAGCAGTGGGCCGGCATGTACATTGCTCGAATCGGCGGCTACCTCGCCAACCCGCAAGCCACCTCGGACTGCATGTACTGCACCTACCTCAACGGCCAACAGTTCTACACGCCGTTCGGTATCAGCTTCTCCGAACGCGCCCGCGACGCCGGCATCCTGATCGGCTTTATTGCCTTTAACTGCATCGCCACGATCGTCTTTACCAAGCTGTTTCGCTTTAGCAACCGTTAATTTAGCTGGACACTGTACTCGCGCTCCATCCGTTCTTGTACCTCGCTGTATATGCAATGCAATTCGACATGCTCTGCATGATTTCTGCGATCGTGATGAAACGCTCGCATCGCATGTTGCGTTGCACGGTGCACGTTGGCCGTTGGAGGAAAAAAATGCCAGACGCGAGATGTGAggtaatcacgaattgcgTGCTCTGCGCAGAGGCGTGTGATTTTGGCTTGACTCTGGACCACCACGACCCGGACGCGGCTGCTGGCTATGAGCGACTAGAAGAGACGACGACTTGCTGTACATGAGTGACTCCGCGATGTGTTTGGACAAGTGTCGTGTGGACCGAGGATCAACGTCAACGTCCATGTCAacaccaacgccaacgccgacgcAAATGCCGATGCGGATGGATTCAgcggccaagctgcgcgcAGGGCTCGAGTACAAAAGTGCGGGCAACGCTGCGTATGTTCGGGGCGAGACAAGCAGTGCACTGGCATCGTACCACCATGCGGTGCTGTACCTGTGCGCCCCGGAATCGCGCCGGATTCTGGATGTGTTTAGTGCAAACTCGCTACCCGATCGAGCACAACCGGTGTCTTGTGATGTAGACCAGCGTGTCGATGACGCACAAGACGTGGCAAGCCAGAGTCAAACGCAGCTCTCGCTCGTATACAGCAACATGTCGGCGTGCTATCTGAAGCAGAACAAGTACCAGCGAGCGATTCAGACGGCTGACAAGGCGCTCCAGTGCAACGCGCACAACGTCAAGGCCATCTTTCGAAAAGCAAACGCTCTCCGACTCGACAACCAGCTGTATTCAGCCGAACGCTTCCTCTCGGAATCCATCCTCACGCTCAGAGCCAACAACACAGATGCACAGCTCCTACATCCTTTGCacgccgagctcaacgccGTCCAGCGCGCGATAGCCGACAAACACGCGCTCGCAAGCAACAAGTGGAAGGGCTTCCTCAACAAACACCCGTCTGTGCTACACGAGTCGCACTCAGCATCGTCCATGTGATCCTTCGCGTGCACACACCAGACGCATGCATCTTGATCACCTCACCTCTTCTCAGCTCCACCGTGTGCACCAATTCAATCCAAtccaatcgtcaatcgcgaatcgcgaatcgcagcagcgtcaaTCTCACGTCTGTGCGTGTGTACCATGttgatttcgtgatttgtgattcgtgattccgaCTGAGCGCTTCGCCACGCACGCTGAGACtcacgagtcacagtcacgagtcatgagtcaGGGTCCAGCTCATGTGTGCGTTACTGTACGCCGAGATCCGAAGTTTTCGCCGGGTTGAGTGAAAACTCACGCGCGAGACTTTTTATTgagattcatgattttcCGGTTGGACACTCACATCGATCGCACCATATCCTCGATACGCCGTGGTTGCTGTGGTTGCTGTCGTTGTCACCACTGTGCAACGCGTGTACAACGCAATCGGCGTGCGGTACCGAATACGCGAATGACAAACATGGTCAACAAGTCTTCAGCTGCACCTCAAGCACGTGCTAGTCGCAGTGCCAAGAGcaacgagatcgacgataTCTTTGGTGCATCTTCAACCAGTGACAAGCGCACTGAACGCGGTACGGCGAATCCAGCGGATAGCGCTAGGAAAAAGCGCAAGTGCTCGCCTACCACCACATCCACCACTCATACCAACAAGAACAAACCGCAGCCTCGCAAGCACATCGAGCTGGTCACCGATCAATCCACGTCCACGCCGTCAACCCGATCCAAGAAGCTAAAGACCACAAGTGAGCTCTCGCAATTCACCGACAGCCGTGGCTCATCGTCGACGCGCAAACGCACCGAAGAAGGCTACAAGATCTACACTGCCCAAGAACTCGGCCTGAGCAACAACGGCGGTGATACCATCCACTGCCCCTTCGATTGCCAGTGCTGTACGTATCCTCCGCCCTTCGTCTCCCTATCCTTATCCATGATCACCGCCGTTATAACTGACACTCCCCCTGCCCCCTCCCAACTCCTACAACAGGCTTCTGATCTACCATCCGCACTTGCTCTCCGCACGCCTTCGAGCACAACGTCCCCCGCACTTACCAATCGCCAGTCTCACATCCCGCACTACCCCGCACCGTGCCACGCTCGCCTCGGCACAGCCACGTTCGATCTAGGCACGCTCGATCTAGGCACGCGCGATCTGGAACGAGCCCGCAACTCTGCCATGCCAGCCTCTATTGCTTAGCGTCCTCGCTCTCTTGTAGCCCTTCCACATCGTGCAACGCCGTGGCTCTGCCGATGCCCATCCCCACCCTCACCAACGTCTCGATCGCCGCGCGGCTATTGTCCACCAGATCCCTATCCCATGCCACCCTCCCACGCTCAAACACCAGCACGATCGTGCTGCCTCCGAACTTGAAATACCCAAACTCGTCGCCCCGTCTCACGTGCTGCCCCTCGTTGACGGTCAACACGGTACTTCCCACCATCATTGCGCCGATGCAGACCGCGTAGAATGTTCCGAACTGCGCAGAGTGGAACGGCACCACCACGCGGATGTTTTCCCCGTACACGTCGATCGCCGATCGGATCGCCATCGGGTTGACGGTGTAGTACTGGCCTGCGATCCACGTGAACTTGCCCACGGTGGCGTCCGCCGGACAGTGGAAGCGATGGTAGTCCTGCGGTGCCAACCTGAAGATCGCGAGCGCTCCACCGTTCTGGTACACATCCATGTCGCTCACGCCTTTGCTGGCATCGCCCAGCAGCCGCGATACGCTAAAATCACGGCCCTTGATCCAGATGCGTGTAGCCTCGGAAATGCTTTCAAACGCCATCATACGGCAATCGGCTCCACTGACGAGCCGTCGCGCATTGTCCGCTTCCTCGTTCGGCCTCGCATCcggcttgagcttgcggTAGAAAAACTCGTTGAACGTCTTGAAGCTCTCGAGCGTATCTCGAATTTCGTCCGTGTTCAGATGGTGAAATGCGATAAACGTCGGGATCTCTCTTGCGCTCGCAGGGCTGTCGAACTTGACACCCTGCTTGATCGACATGTTTTTCAACATCTTTTTCACCCTTGCACCTTCCATGCGCGACCTGGCGCCCTGATACAGCAATCGAATCCCGAGTCGCACGTACACCTGCATCTTCTCCTCCATCAGCTCGCCCGTGCGTCGGTCCTGGACGATGATATTCGCCGAATTCGCCCCGAGCGAGTAGTTGCCCTGAGAAATCTTGTTGACCACTTTCGTGTACCATTTGCGATGTGCCTGCGAGGCGGTCACGTAGTTGCGCACCGTGAGCGATTCCACCCTTCGCCAGTCCTGCGACGCACACACGGCGAGGTGCGTGATGATATCCATTTCGCCCTTCTTTGAGAGCCGCGGCATGTGACATAGCGGACACGATTGCAGTCGCACCACGCGCTCGGGCGTCGAGAGATCGTCGTACGAGGACAAACCCTGGTTGCTCTCAATATGGATGAGCGGAGGAGTgggcgaggaagagagcATGCCAGAGCTCGAGCCGCTGGCGCTGCGCGGCTTGGCCAAGCGCGCCGTGGCTGAGTCGGCAGTCAACTGCGACGAGCGTGCTCCGCTACCGCCGCCGTTCGAGCAAGAATCCGTCGACGACGTCAATGAGAGCGCAGAAAGATCGCGGTCGAGCGTGCGCATCATGCCACCCGAATTCGTCATGGCGCCTCCGGCCGCCGTGTCGTCACTCGTGCTCGAACGTGTCAGAGCGGTTCCAGTGATGATTGGCGTTGCACGCTCGTGCAACCCGGATCCAGCCGAGGGAGCATCGGCTCCACTGAAGTCCATTTCCTGGTTCAAATCCGTGCCAACGTCTCCGACACCGCCCAACAGTGAAGGCGTCTGTGGACCGCTGTTGAAGCTCGACTGGCGCACCGCCTTCCTCTTCAAGTTCCAGGGTTTTTgcacctcggcctcgagcGCCACGATGGTCTCCTCAAACGTcagctcgtcttcttccGGATTCTTGTTGACACCCAAAAAGAAGCtgtcgagcgtcttggtgCTGAGCGTACTTCCCAGACTGTCGAGCATACTCGACAGCTCCAGGCGCGACAAGGTACCGCTGTCGTTGGTGTCAAACTGCTGGGCGAGGTGGTGCCAGAATCGTTGACGAAGTGCATCGTAAGGCGTAAACTTGGCTTGGATCGTCAGGGTTGGCCTTTTGCTTTTGAACTTGACCTCTTCGTCTTTTTCTACTCGAGACAAGGGCAGGACAAACTCTTTCATGGAGCCCGCGATACCTTCGTCGCCCATCTTGTACAAGCCTGTCTCGGCATCCGCTTTCGGAGCGGCGTCCACCAGATCGGCAATGGAGATCTGCGTACCACCGACGTAGTCGTTAGAAGACATGCGGTCCCAGTCGTAGATCATGAATTTCGTCTGGAAGTTGGTCTCGTGTCGACGGACGTGGAAGAGCAGCTTTTCGTTCCATGTCGGGTTGAGTGTGTGCCGAGCCACACGCGTGCGAAAGATCTTTTGACCGAAGCTGATGATGGCGAACGGGTCCATGTCGAAGCCGGTGCGTGTCATGTTGGACCATCGAGGCAGATCGGTGGCACCTTTGACTTCCATcatgacgatgccgatgatgtCCATGCCCATCTCAGCCTTGAAGGCGTACTCGCCTCGTTTGCGTCGACTGTTACCCTGgcctcgacgacgagcaccaCCTTGTCGTTTGGAGCGACGAGAATCGCTTGTTTGCGAGTCATCTCCGGGGGCAGCGTTCGGTTTGAGCCGCCTCACACGGGGCAAGCGTCGTTTTGTGCGTGGCTTTGTACCGGTAGCTGAGGCCGATTCGATAGGCGCGGCGGCTTGCGAGGCGTCAAAGTCGGAAGCGGGGGCGGGGGCGGTAGAATCAATGGGCGTAGCAGCGCCTGAAGTTGAGGTGGACTTGGGACTCTTGTTGCGAGAGAATATGCGTCGGTACTTGCCTGGAGTAGTCTGGGACTGTGGCGGTGGAGTGAGCAgtgctgctgatggcgaggctgaggctgtcGAGGACTgtgttgcagcagcaggcgccCCGGCAATGGACTGATAATGCTGATCGTAGacggcttcgtcgtccgactcgAATTCCAGGCCATCATTGAGATCGCTAGGACCCCCATCAGAGACACCCagatcatcgtcatcgtcgtcatcatcatcatcttcttctccttcttcttcgtcgtcgtcatcatcatcatcgtcatcgccatcgtcatcatcatcatcgtcgtcgtcgtcctcatcatcttcgtcgtcgctgtcgctgctgaggCCATCATCGAGAAACGCCTCTGTTGCGCCAGTGGTGCCGACCGACTGAGAAGCAGGGATAGCTCGCACCGCAGCGCCTTGTGTACCAAGCGCCGCCAAGACGAGACGGTTGTagagctcgtcgacgctccAGGACTGCGGACcggtggcagcggtggGGGAAGCCGGGACGAAACCGATCTTGACCTGCAGCTCGCCACTGATCTTTGCGTGGGGGTGGGAAGATTCCAGGGGCAGCCAAAGAGGCTGTGCTTTACTCCACTCGGCAAACCCATCTTTGCACCACGAGCTGACAGGAAGCGAACACTCGCCCATGTAGTCGTCTCCGGAAAAACGGTCCTTGTCCCAGATGACGAAttcgagcgacgagacgatACCGTTGGAGGCGTCGAGTTGGATGGAGCCACGTGTCGGTTTGGCGGCGTCGTGAAGAGCGGCGGTGGAGTTGGAAAGAGGATCTGTAGAAGGACGAAGTCGTCGACGAAGGAGCATGGGGCGTGGCATCTGCCTGCCAACGACACGGGCGCCGGCGGCCCCTAGCTTGACAGGAGCGACAAAGATCTTGGATGCAGCGCCCGAAATCTTTTTAGTCGAGGCAGAACGGAGACCGAGGCGAGGGCGAGGCTTTGTGGTGGGGTTGGTAGTAGTAGttgtagcagcagcagcagcagccgaagcggcggcggcatGTGGTGAGAGGGGGCTGGCATCGGTGA encodes the following:
- a CDS encoding uncharacterized protein (related to phosphatidylserine decarboxylase): MTSNSSPSPSPSASAASSPSTTLCTLRVQVLSGNNLAAKDRNGKSDPFVAVSLPGSAASSHHANNSHTTVKPKTLDPVWKAEEATFEFRVVPDWFGPHFAAVASDDIDSSVVRAAIQQVITDASPLSPHAAAASAAAAAATTTTTNPTTKPRPRLGLRSASTKKISGAASKIFVAPVKLGAAGARVVGRQMPRPMLLRRRLRPSTDPLSNSTAALHDAAKPTRGSIQLDASNGIVSSLEFVIWDKDRFSGDDYMGECSLPVSSWCKDGFAEWSKAQPLWLPLESSHPHAKISGELQVKIGFVPASPTAATGPQSWSVDELYNRLVLAALGTQGAAVRAIPASQSVGTTGATEAFLDDGLSSDSDDEDDEDDDDDDDDDDGDDDDDDDDDEEEGEEDDDDDDDDDDLGVSDGGPSDLNDGLEFESDDEAVYDQHYQSIAGAPAAATQSSTASASPSAALLTPPPQSQTTPGKYRRIFSRNKSPKSTSTSGAATPIDSTAPAPASDFDASQAAAPIESASATGTKPRTKRRLPRVRRLKPNAAPGDDSQTSDSRRSKRQGGARRRGQGNSRRKRGEYAFKAEMGMDIIGIVMMEVKGATDLPRWSNMTRTGFDMDPFAIISFGQKIFRTRVARHTLNPTWNEKLLFHVRRHETNFQTKFMIYDWDRMSSNDYVGGTQISIADLVDAAPKADAETGLYKMGDEGIAGSMKEFVLPLSRVEKDEEVKFKSKRPTLTIQAKFTPYDALRQRFWHHLAQQFDTNDSGTLSRLELSSMLDSLGSTLSTKTLDSFFLGVNKNPEEDELTFEETIVALEAEVQKPWNLKRKAVRQSSFNSGPQTPSLLGGVGDVGTDLNQEMDFSGADAPSAGSGLHERATPIITGTALTRSSTSDDTAAGGAMTNSGGMMRTLDRDLSALSLTSSTDSCSNGGGSGARSSQLTADSATARLAKPRSASGSSSGMLSSSPTPPLIHIESNQGLSSYDDLSTPERVVRLQSCPLCHMPRLSKKGEMDIITHLAVCASQDWRRVESLTVRNYVTASQAHRKWYTKVVNKISQGNYSLGANSANIIVQDRRTGELMEEKMQVYVRLGIRLLYQGARSRMEGARVKKMLKNMSIKQGVKFDSPASAREIPTFIAFHHLNTDEIRDTLESFKTFNEFFYRKLKPDARPNEEADNARRLVSGADCRMMAFESISEATRIWIKGRDFSVSRLLGDASKGVSDMDVYQNGGALAIFRLAPQDYHRFHCPADATVGKFTWIAGQYYTVNPMAIRSAIDVYGENIRVVVPFHSAQFGTFYAVCIGAMMVGSTVLTVNEGQHVRRGDEFGYFKFGGSTIVLVFERGRVAWDRDLVDNSRAAIETLVRVGMGIGRATALHDVEGLQESEDAKQ